Part of the Stackebrandtia endophytica genome is shown below.
CCTTCAAGGTCGGCGGCGTCGGTGACCTCGCCCCAGGTGTCGGCGCTCATTTGATGGCCTCTCCGTTGCCTTCGTATCGCCGCCGCATCGGCGATTTGGGTGGCCGAGTTCCAAGTGACAATAACCGGCTCCGGTGCCGAGTGCTGCCGGGCACGGTCGGGGCCGCGCCGTTATTCCTCGTCGGGCACCGCGTCCCACATGAGTACGCCTTCGTCATCGTCGTCCATGTCGGGGAGCCACACCAGCGCAATCGGCGGGTTCATGCCCGGACCGTAGTTCGGTGGGAACAATCCGAGCGAGTGCGCGTACTCGGCCAGTTCTCGGCTGGTCAGGTCATCGAGGCGGTCACGCAGTTGCGCGTCGAGTTGCGGATCGTCGGTGACCTGGAGGCCGTCCCATTCGCTGGTTCGTGTCACGTGATCGCCTCTCCAGTTCCTCGATATCTCCGTTGCCCGCGTGACCCAGTCTCGCTGATGGTCCACACCCACAGCGTCGCACCCTTCGGCAAAATCTTCTCCAGGTTCAGATCGCAGCGTTTAGGGTCCTCGGTGTATCGACCGCACGGAGGGATGTTCAGGTAAAGCACAGCCTCGCGCAGGTTGTTGTCTCTCATTATCTTCGCCGCGTCTCGCTCGGCGTGCCAGGTTGTCGTGTAGTTCGGGTCCGACCGCCACGGTTCCCGCAGGTCGGTGCACGGCAGCGCCGCACCTTTCCGGTGCGGTCGCAGCGTCCCGGTGTCGAGGCGGTTGCCGTCGGGGTTGTAGAGGTGCCCGCGCGCTGAGGTTCGGCCCTCGGCCGTTTTCGGCCAGCCCTCTCGTTTGATCGCGTCGATCGCCTCTTTAGCGGGTCGCCGGTGGGTGAAACCGGGGATCGCACGCGGCCGCCCTTGCTCTGTTGCCGGCGTCGCGGGTTGCCTTGGTAGGCCACCAGATCCGCGCAGTGAGGCGCCGTCGTCGGTGCGGGCCACCTCGGCGGCAGCCGCCTCGCACAGGGCAGTTGAACTGTCGATCTTGGACGCGGCTTGGGATAGCCGATCGCCTGCCTCGGCATACCAACGGGCAATGCCCTCGTGACCGCGAGCGTTTTCCTCGGCGGCGGTCTCGGTGACTGCCTGTGCCACTCGGATCAGGGCCTCTCGGCCAGCCGCAGCGGCATCACGGGCTG
Proteins encoded:
- a CDS encoding DddA-like double-stranded DNA deaminase toxin, which codes for MGMRENVESAIRTARDAAAAGREALIRVAQAVTETAAEENARGHEGIARWYAEAGDRLSQAASKIDSSTALCEAAAAEVARTDDGASLRGSGGLPRQPATPATEQGRPRAIPGFTHRRPAKEAIDAIKREGWPKTAEGRTSARGHLYNPDGNRLDTGTLRPHRKGAALPCTDLREPWRSDPNYTTTWHAERDAAKIMRDNNLREAVLYLNIPPCGRYTEDPKRCDLNLEKILPKGATLWVWTISETGSRGQRRYRGTGEAIT